AGCCCTGCCACCAAAGCCGCCACCGGTAAACCATGTGCAATGGCCAGTTCAAGGGGAAGGTTGTGAGCATGGCCATGCCATTTCCCCGTTCTGAGCGGATAAATCACCGAAAAAGCCGCTGCCCCCCATCCCAGCCAGGGCCTCTCAGCGATCAACTGAACCGCCACACCCCACTGACTCAGGCGCGTGGAGGCAAGGACGCGCTCACCAGCGTGCTGGCTATCACTGAGCCTTCCCCAGATCGCCTCTGGCACCAACGAGCGCGCGGGGGCCTGAATCAACAGCGGCACCCCAGGAACAACAGAGAGAGTCAACAGCCCAAGGCCAACCACCAGCAGCGGCACCAGCCAAGACCAACTCATAGGACCCAACACAATCGGTAGCACCAGCACCAACGCGCCCCAGCCATTCCTCGACTCGGTGAGCACGAGGGCCGTCACAAAAGCGGCCACCAAGCCAAGAACAACACTTCTCCGCAGCTTGCTCAGGCCCGGCTGAATCAGTGCTGCAAGCGCCAACGGCCAAACCAGAGCCAACCAGGCTGCAGCGATATTGGCGTAATCAAACAGTCCTGAGAGGCGACCCTCCGGTTCACCACCAGGGGTCATGAACCAAATAATCGAACCACCCAGGACTTGCCAGGGACCTTGCCAGCCCCACCAAAGTTGTCCCAAACCCGTCAACACCACGGGGAAGCTACCGGCCACAAGCCAAAGCGCAGAACGACGGCGTGCCTCAGCCGAACTGACGTAGGGCTGAAAGCCCCAAAACGCCCAAAAGAATGGCAACCAGTTCCCCATGCCGACCCAGGCCAGGGACCCGGAATAGGAGCCGAAGCATCCAATCACCATCAACAAGGACGCCAAAAACAAAGGCGCGTTCCAGGGGTCACGCCAAAACGGACGCTCACTCCTCCAACTGCTCATGAGCAGAGAGGGAAACAACAACAAGCTGGCCAGCAGCGCCGAAGAGGGCAGCAAGAACAAGCCAATCTGGAAACATCGCCAACCC
This region of Synechococcus sp. WH 8016 genomic DNA includes:
- a CDS encoding O-antigen ligase: MIQRIDASRPHQASRWGWRCFQIGLFLLPSSALLASLLLFPSLLMSSWRSERPFWRDPWNAPLFLASLLMVIGCFGSYSGSLAWVGMGNWLPFFWAFWGFQPYVSSAEARRRSALWLVAGSFPVVLTGLGQLWWGWQGPWQVLGGSIIWFMTPGGEPEGRLSGLFDYANIAAAWLALVWPLALAALIQPGLSKLRRSVVLGLVAAFVTALVLTESRNGWGALVLVLPIVLGPMSWSWLVPLLVVGLGLLTLSVVPGVPLLIQAPARSLVPEAIWGRLSDSQHAGERVLASTRLSQWGVAVQLIAERPWLGWGAAAFSVIYPLRTGKWHGHAHNLPLELAIAHGLPVAALVAGLVLALLIVALRRGVTRLFDRAWWAAVLILMVLHGTDLPFFDSRVNIAGWILLAGLRCLLRPNQERFQERSLDSALHVDA